Proteins found in one Plasmodium malariae genome assembly, chromosome: 13 genomic segment:
- the PmUG01_13060200 gene encoding fam-l protein — MLEQKIKIFLFKKISTLIFLCWICNIDTYTSTHNKSLDKLHNHNRKLYARNYRSLEKYKQNKDSCIVHLMEQIPNAVNDKQDISNNEKASLVKKNYSNGSSPRSARGLQKNMKNKSCIFETKKYSHLEKKIFKELDYVDFLRRNKTLSDRIYKKIMLKKCRLRFALPLLLFLLLSISFILDYSCSLGLVRGLFQAIVYFLPDKVPNIGNLASKQINAALKSISDALRSSPLHGLFDNVVVLESGAKANYCVQSFFNFLIYFIPFFILGVILILAIAYYHKKVKKYEKIKFRKR, encoded by the exons ATGttggaacaaaaaataaagatttttttatttaaaaaaatatctacCTTAATCTTTTTATGTTGGATATGTAATATTGATACTTATACG aGTACTCATAACAAATCTTTGGATAAATTACACAATcataatagaaaattatacGCAAGAAATTATCGTTCACtggaaaaatataagcagAATAAGGATTCGTGTATTGTACATTTAATGGAACAAATACCAAATGCAGTGAATGATAAACaagatatatctaataatgaaaaagctTCCTTagttaaaaagaattactCAAATGGAAGTTCACCAAGGAGTGCAAGAGgacttcaaaaaaatatgaaaaataaatcttgtatatttgaaaccaaaaaatattcccatttagaaaaaaaaatattcaaagaacttgattatGTAGATTTTCTTAGAAGAAACAAGACATTAAGTGAtcgtatttataaaaaaataatgctaAAAAAGTGCAGACTACGATTTGCATTACCTTTATTACTATTCTTGTTGTTATCAATATCCTTCATTTTGGATTACTCTTGTAGTTTGGGGCTTGTACGAGGATTGTTTCAGGCAATAGTTTATTTTCTTCCTGATAAAGTACCTAACATTGGGAACTTAGCTAGTAAACAAATTAATGCGGCCTTAAAATCTATATCTGACGCTTTGAGGTCGTCACCTCTTCATGGGTTGTTCGATAATGTGGTAGTATTAGAATCAGGTGCTAAAGCAAACTATTGTGTACaaagtttttttaattttctaatttatttcataccCTTCTTTATATTAGGTGTCATACTAATATTAGCAATTGCTTATTATcacaaaaaagttaaaaaatatgaaaaaattaagttcagaaaaagataa
- the PmUG01_13060300 gene encoding fam-m protein yields the protein MEQKIKKIIFIKIAWFIFLIWICHFNNLRTFSKILDENYYYSSKLDTRTYRLLGKYNNIKDSKIVYLKKDVSNNLECENKNICNNEKWTTKKDRNRNLLNMAHYYIQVTDYNNGMFDGKHFHFEKKWIKKKHYDHFLERKRRTCNIALGKIKFRSYGIGIAIFFIFLILGVGIPISSGIKSLDTLWNTLKNEEGFWKNLDSALVKMNDILGGHTYIIFFSVLMIILSIMVIVAIYKILRNNEKYKKIKLMTELN from the exons atggaacaaaaaattaagaaaattatatttattaaaattgcttggtttatctttttaatttgGATATGTCATTTTAACAACTTG AGAACTTTTAGTAAAATTTTGGATGAGAATTATTACTATAGTAGTAAATTAGATACGAGAACTTATAGATTACtaggaaaatataataatattaaagatTCAAAAATtgtgtatttaaaaaaggatgtatcaaataatttagaatgtgaaaacaaaaatatatgtaataatgaaaaatggaCAACAAAAAAAGATCGTAATAGAAATTTATTGAACATGgctcattattatattcaagttacagattataataatggaatgttCGATGGGAAgcatttccattttgaaaaaaagtggattaaaaaaaaacattatgaTCATTTTCTTGAAAGAAAGAGACGAACCTGCAATATAGCcttaggaaaaataaaatttagaagtTACGGAATTGGAattgcaatattttttatttttttaattttgggAGTAGGAATACCCATATCCTCAGGAATAAAATCTCTGGATACTCTATGGAATACGcttaaaaatgaagaaggaTTTTGGAAAAACTTAGATTCAGCCTTAGTGAAAATGAATGATATATTAGGAGgccatacatatataatattttttagcgTACTTATGATTATATTATCTATAATGGTTATTGTAGCGATTTATAAAAtcttaagaaataatgaaaaatataaaaaaattaagttaatgACTGagttaaattaa